A genome region from Chloroflexota bacterium includes the following:
- a CDS encoding Rieske 2Fe-2S domain-containing protein → MLTKEENDLLTQTGPGTPCGELMRRYWQPAALSEELPPGGAPVPVRLLGEDLVLFRDDAGHPGLLSLHCPHRGADLSYGRLEDGGIRCIYHGWLFDVSGRCLEQPGEPAGSTFHERIRHTAYPCVEKNGIIFAYLGPGEPPLL, encoded by the coding sequence ATGCTGACGAAAGAAGAGAATGACCTGCTGACCCAGACTGGACCCGGCACCCCGTGCGGCGAGCTCATGCGCCGCTACTGGCAGCCGGCGGCCCTGTCCGAGGAGCTGCCCCCCGGCGGCGCACCGGTCCCCGTGCGCCTCCTGGGCGAGGACCTCGTCCTCTTTCGCGATGACGCTGGCCATCCGGGCCTCCTGAGCCTGCACTGCCCCCATCGGGGCGCCGACCTCTCCTACGGTCGGCTCGAGGACGGCGGGATCCGCTGCATCTACCACGGTTGGCTCTTCGACGTTTCCGGCCGGTGCCTCGAACAGCCCGGGGAGCCAGCCGGCAGCACCTTCCACGAGCGCATCCGTCACACCGCGTACCCATGCGTCGAGAAGAACGGGATCATCTTCGCCTACCTCGGCCCCGGCGAGCCGCCGCTGCT
- a CDS encoding UbiD family decarboxylase produces the protein MPLFDLRTFLAESDRMGELKVIRGADPHLEIGAIAELALDQDGPALLFDDVVGYPTGYRVASNVTSSRRRALMALGMDIGLPEEEIAPKFQDIFEQYRPVPPRVVDSGPILENVQTGADVDLLQFPVPHWHELDGGRYIGTGLGVIQRDPDTGAVNVGAYRVQLHDRNTLMIFSEPDSDGRSIMEKHWKRGEACPVAITFGPEPLLFLSACSTNGSPRHSMEEYEYTGYLAGEPVPVIRGSVTGLPISAGSEIAIEGEIPPPDRESHVEGPFAEWTGYYEYSSTPEPVIHVKALYYRTDPILYGAPPFKHDKHYVFPIQIRSAGLLRHFQQLEIPVRKIWDFRPLGATVFAIEQQQPDDVRRLMDELDTMGSTSRMLIVVDHDVDIRDPMEVLWAVGTRFDPEEARTSIVQSRWLLDPLRPIEERESRNALPYKRLIINGCRPFDRLENFPPVNRFSDQRRRETWDKWKMAEWAIPTVK, from the coding sequence ATGCCACTCTTCGACCTGCGAACGTTCCTGGCCGAATCGGACCGCATGGGCGAGCTGAAGGTCATTCGAGGGGCGGACCCGCACCTCGAGATCGGCGCGATCGCCGAGCTGGCGCTCGACCAGGACGGACCCGCGCTCCTCTTCGACGACGTCGTCGGTTATCCCACCGGTTACCGCGTGGCTTCGAATGTCACCAGCAGCCGGCGGCGCGCCCTCATGGCGCTCGGCATGGACATTGGGCTGCCCGAGGAGGAGATCGCTCCCAAGTTCCAGGACATTTTCGAGCAGTACAGACCGGTCCCCCCGCGCGTCGTCGATAGCGGGCCGATCCTCGAGAACGTCCAGACGGGCGCCGACGTCGATCTGCTCCAGTTCCCCGTTCCCCACTGGCACGAGCTGGACGGCGGGCGCTATATCGGCACTGGGCTCGGCGTGATCCAGCGCGATCCGGATACGGGCGCGGTGAACGTCGGCGCCTATCGGGTGCAGCTCCACGATCGCAACACGCTGATGATCTTCTCCGAGCCGGACAGCGACGGACGCAGCATCATGGAAAAGCACTGGAAACGCGGGGAGGCGTGCCCGGTCGCCATCACCTTCGGTCCGGAGCCGCTCCTCTTCCTCAGCGCGTGCTCGACGAACGGCTCGCCGCGCCACTCCATGGAGGAGTACGAATATACGGGCTACCTCGCCGGCGAGCCGGTGCCCGTCATCCGCGGCTCCGTGACCGGCCTGCCGATCTCGGCCGGCTCCGAGATCGCCATCGAGGGAGAGATCCCGCCACCCGACCGCGAGAGTCACGTCGAGGGGCCGTTCGCGGAGTGGACCGGATACTACGAGTACTCGTCGACCCCGGAGCCGGTCATCCACGTGAAGGCGCTCTACTACCGGACCGATCCGATCCTCTACGGCGCGCCCCCGTTCAAGCATGATAAGCACTACGTGTTCCCGATCCAGATCCGAAGCGCCGGTCTGCTCCGTCACTTTCAGCAGCTCGAGATCCCCGTGCGCAAGATCTGGGACTTCCGACCCCTGGGCGCGACCGTCTTCGCCATCGAGCAGCAGCAGCCCGACGACGTACGGCGCCTCATGGACGAGCTGGACACGATGGGCTCGACGAGCCGCATGCTCATCGTCGTCGACCACGACGTGGACATCCGCGACCCCATGGAAGTGCTGTGGGCGGTCGGGACCCGCTTCGATCCCGAGGAGGCGCGCACCAGCATCGTCCAGAGCCGATGGCTCCTGGACCCCCTCCGCCCCATCGAGGAGCGCGAGAGCCGGAACGCCCTGCCGTACAAGCGGCTCATCATCAACGGCTGCCGGCCCTTCGACCGCCTCGAGAACTTCCCGCCGGTGAATCGCTTCAGCGATCAGCGCCGACGCGAGACCTGGGACAAGTGGAAGATGGCGGAGTGGGCAATACCGACCGTGAAGTAG